TTGTAATCATCACATGACAAATTTAGAATAGTTTGTACTTATCACATGGCAAATTCCATGTTACGACAATTTAGGTTCCTGAAAATTTCATGCACTTTTTTGTTGGCAAATTTATGCATTTTTAAATTAATATTGTTTGAGATGGAAATCTAGGGTCCCTGCATTTTTTGCCCAACAAATCTATGCATTTTTAGTCTTATTTTGTTACAATTGTTTGATGTGGCAATTATATGGGCTGGCAATTTATGAAATTTCTCCTGTGAAATTTATGCATTTTCCACCTTTGTGTTTCAAAAAAATATAGTTTTTGTGGATGACAATATTTTCTTGTAGAAGGTAGCTAAGTGAGCCTAGTCCATTTCATTCTTTTTCTCGCGCACTCCCTAGATTCTAGGCTAGCTGTTGTCGTGCAAAACCTCCCGCTAGAGCGGACACCTAGAGAGAACTGTATTGATTGCTCGTTCGATACTCCCTGGGGGGACACATAGGCTCCAGGGACCTTCGTGAGGGCACATAGGCTCCCTATGAGTACAGGAACATGATGATGCAACAACGaagcggggaggaggagagatgtGGCAATGCTCATCTTTTCGGTGGCGGTATCACTATAACTTTGTCTGTTTGGAAGGATTATATTTgtaaaaaaaccaccacattttaGGTTTTGGccccacagaactaccactttcAAAACGACAACAAAAAACTACCAGCTGAAGCTATTTTTTTGCGCATTTATGACATACGGGGCCCACTTGGTAGGGCTGACGTGGCGATAGAGTCAACTCCTTTTTTGGCTGTTATATTTGTCGTTATTACAGGTGAAACCCCTGTGGGTGACGAAAACGAGATGTTCGTTGAAATGCCTAAGAGAGAAAGAGGAGAAGGATGCCCACGTGTGGGTCTCACCATTAATAACAGTAAATATAACAGTCAAAATAAACGGAGTTGACTTTGCCGCCATGTCAGCCCTGACAAGTGGGTCCTACAACTCAAAGAGACACTAAAATCCATGAATTTGCCCACATAGAGATTCTTGAATTTGTGCCGTGCCGGTTTTTGGGTGGTTTGGAACGTGTGATCAGTGGGGCGCTCTCGCACGAATATGTTTTGCTTGGGTTGTGCGGACGTGTGCGGGCTCGTGATACTCGTGAGCATCCCAAACCGGGAAAATTGCTTGTGTTGTTGCAGCTCCGAGCCAGTCTACCCAAACCGGAAAACTTCCCCACGGCCAAAAAGCCGAAGAGCATCCGACTCCAGGCACGCACGGAAAACTTTGGATTCGCTGTGACGTCCATCGCAAAGTACACAGCCCCCACGAACGAaaaaaaagcagagagagagagagaggagaaaacCTAGATCTCTATCTCCCACGCGCGCGCGAGAGCCGAGCAGAGCATCCATGGGGTCGTCgtcgggggaggagggggaggaggagtgggtgccgccgagccggcgcccGGAGCTGGCGGACGTGGCGCCGCTGCCGCAGGCCGACGGGCCCTGCCCCGTCGTCTCCATCGCCTACCGCGGCGACTTCCACGAGGTCATGGACTACTTCCGCGCCCTCTACGCCGCCGGCGAGCGCAGCCCCCGCGCCCTCCGCCTCACCGCCGACGCCATCCACCTCAACCCCGGCAACTACACTGTAAGGCTATTCACTGTCCCTGCCTGTTCTCGCCTTCCGTGGATGTTCAGTTGTTTGGGAATTGCTTCAGCTGCTTTGCTTAGGTCCCGATCCAGTGTAACTGTCACCCATGGCTTTTAGTAGAGGAGGCTTCAGATCAGTGCAACGGCAGTAGGTAGTGGCGGATAGCCGAGTGTGACGTGGAGGCCGCTCCAGCAATGCCATCGTCATGCGACCTCGTCTTAGAGATAACAGTGGAGTCTCTGCTCTTGAAAGAGGGATCCGGCTTGCTGTTTAGCCCTTCGATTACTGTGGCCCCTGATTTAGTGTAGGTAAGACGGAGGAACCGTTGTGGACTGGAACCATGGAACTGTCCCGTGGAGTTTCAATTGTTCAGGAATTGCTTCAACTGTGTACGCTGAGGTCCTGATCCAGTATAGTTGTGACCCATGGCATTTAGTCAAACTTTTAAATAGTGCGCTAAGCTTCTTAGCATCGGCTCGGCTAAAGTGTGTGAAACGCTATGCGCTATATGCCCCATTTAGCGTTTCAGctaaattaataaaaaaaatagGACCCTGATAAGTGCCACAAAGCAATTCCGCCCTGACTTTtttgatggcaactttagttacaagaggatggcaactttagttgtggAGCATGGGTTTGTATTTTTTTCTCGaatggcaactttagtgtaaaaaaCGTCAGGGCGGTgttacttcgtgccacacgtgtggcacttatcatttgggaAAAAAAATAAACATATAATCAGGCATGAAATTAATATATACTTGACAATTGACCGCACACTATAGCAGCAACCAGCAAATCAATTAGCATCCAGCCAAATCGATAGAGAATATCATACACTACACTATAGCAGCAACCAGGAAGGCATAAATCATAATGCAAAGCAAAGAACAGCTACATAGAAGTATATAACAAGTTAGCAACACATCACAAATTCAAAATGCAGGACATGGTTCATAAGTTTGGCATTACATAACAAAGCCATCAAGTCAACATCCAGCAAGTCATTACATAACAAATCAAAGCAAAGTTTGGATTCCCGCCGAAGCAACAGAAGTTCAACCAACTAAGAACTAACTTGACAAGTCACACTTGCACACATAACATAAGTGATTTGGTTGGCATCCATGCAATTAATCTGAGTCAGCTAGGGCAGAGGGATACTCATCTTCTGATTCTGAAGAAGAATTGGAAGAGGCGGAAAGGATAGCTTCTTCATCGATGCTATTAAGGAGAGAACGgatgctcttcctcctcttctttttAGGGGGTGCAGTAGGCCCCAGTAGGCCCCCTCTTCTTTTTTCTTTGTGCTTGTGATGTCGAAGCTCTCTCTTGTTGGGCTTGATCTTCATTGCCAACATGTTCATCAACATTGTCATTGGGAACAATCCCGGTGATGAACTCATTGTCTTCATCCTTGAGAACATCCACGATTGTTTTCTCTATTGGATCTCTACGCTTGTTCTCTTTCAGATGCTTCATCCTAGAGTTGAACTTGATAAAGACAAGATCACTCATCCTATCATGGAGTAGCCTGCTGCGCTTCTTTTTATGAACCTGTGTAGGTGGAAGAAAATTAAGTATGGAACACATGGTATCAATGTGAGAAGAGAAATGAACTATATTTTGTAGTTGCATTTCTTGCTTGTTCAAATGCTGACCAGTTTCTCTCACAAGCTGAGGAGCTGTATGTCAAAGTGAGAATTTTCATTGCAATCTTCTTCAACTTGAGTGCACATGTGCCATAATTCAACCACCATTTAGCTGTGTTAAGACATCAATAGATTATTAGTTAGAGAAGTATAAGAAGGAGAACAAAGAAAGTGATATTAAATAACATCACAAGATTTCAGCAACAACGCTTTACATGGATCAAAGGTTTTCCTTCTTCTCTGCTGTACGGCAATGTCCATTCCAAAGGAGTCCTCCTCCTCTTGGTATTTGTCGAGTTCATCAATAGTCTCTTCTTGAGTTTTTTGATGTTGAACCAACTTTGTAATTCTATGGATCACGACTGCTCTAAATGATCCATCGTTCTCGATTGCAGTTTTGTTTGGATAATAATAGAAGGGGTTCAGAAAGTATCCAGCCAAATGTAGCGGCTACTTGAGTTTGCTATCCCATCTCTTGTCAATGATATCAATAACGCATTTGAAGCGACTCTCATCATTATCAAACAGCACTGAAATTTCCTTTTTTGCATCCAACATACAACCATGGAGGAATCCCATAGCTGGCACATCGCTATCCATTCTTCTCAGCACATTAGCCATTGGCTCAAAGTAGTTGACAGCAATGTCAACTCCTTTCCGAAAGGATTCCGATTGCACCACTTTGTGAGCTATCTTCCCCTTGTCCTTCTCTAAGTAACCCATTTCATGTAGCTCATCTGATCTGAATAGTTTAAGCATTTCCCTCTTGTTGTCTTGCAAGCTTTTGAGATTGAGATAAGCCGTGGCAAATCTAGTAATGCCTGAGCGCACCAAGTCTTTCCCAAGTGTTTTTCTCATCAAAGCTAACACCCTTGTGTGAGCATATAAGAACACAGTTACTTTCCTTGCTCGGGCAATTATTTTGTCAACCGATCCAAGCTTCCCTGTGTCCTCCAACATGAGATCAATAGAATGAGCTATTCCAAAAAATGGAAGGTCTCTTTGCTTTCATTAGACTTGCTGCTGCTACATTGACACTAGCATTGTCGGTCACCACTTGAATAACCTTTTCTGCCCCTATATCTTCAATGCAATCATCAGCAAGGTCAAAAATGTATTTGCCATTTTTTTACAGATGAGCAATCAACTGAATTCAAAAACAAGGGTCCTTGAACACTATGAACAACAAGGTTCATTACTCCCCTGCCTTTCCTATCTGTCCATGCATCTGTCATTACGGTACACCCCGTGTGCTCCCATGCTTGCTTATGGGATTTGAATAAATCCAAcatcttcttctttcttttctgcaaGAATGGTCCACTCATCTTATATGCACTAGGCCCATCCAAGTCATTGCCGAAATCTCCGATGGCCTCAAGCATAAGCGGAAAGCTAGGAAGTGTGGCAGTGTTATGTGGGATGCTAGCTTCATAGAAAAATCGTCATATATACTCACAAGCTCTATTCCTCCTCTCTTCTCTTTTCTGAGTGGACACCTTTGATTAAACCTTTTGGGTTTCACAATTTCTTTTTTGATTCCCCTTAACACTTTCTTCGATGCTAGGCTTGCAGAATTTGTCCATAGGGCCACCCCTTGAGCTGCTTGTGTTTGGTTTTGACCTCAACACCACAACCTGATTGCCATCATCTTCATCCATTTGGTTTTCTCCATCTGAGTGATCTAAGTCAACACTAGTTCTGACCGCCTCCAATCCCTCGATCCTTTTTTCCTAAAGCTCAGCACTCTTTAGGAGCAAAGCTACCATCTCCAGCCTGACATCATTAGGAACCTTCGGGCATCCTGTGACACCACAATTCTTGATGGTTGAAAGGTGAAACTTTATCCTTGTAACGCCAGATGTGCATATCTTGTCACAATAATTGCACTTCAGCAAATGCTTCTTATTCGCATCTACAAGAGCGCAATACTTCCACGCAGGATCATCCGAGTCTACATCTTGAGCGGGTGGAGGTGCTGTTACGGAAGCAACGCTTGAGCCACCCACACctacgcaaaaataaataaattagatACTGACAGGAAATAAAATTAGTTACTGAAGCAACACTTAACCACTAGTTGCTCACTTACAATACACCACTCCATGTAGTTCAATTACAAAGTTACAATAGACCGCTCCATGACAGTAGTACAATTCATCAATCTGCGTGACAATTATGAAGTGAAGAATTTAAGACAGAGAGCTTTGATCAATTAAACTAGCCTTGCTACAATGGTCTACCCTTGCTCACATCaatctggtgtgtgtgtgtgtgtgtgtagtgccTTGCAAAACGATAAACTAGGCTTACAATACACTGCCTTCTAAAAAATGACACATGGCTGCACTAATAATATTCAATGACCTGAAACAAACCATGGTAACTACTATGCATTAAGACATGTGCTGCATCAAGAAGCTTGATTTACTAGATGTCAATAAATCTTAGGCTGACTGAAAGGAGACAGTGTAACAGCGCCTAGTGATGCACTAAATTTGCAATCCATACATCAACCCATACTGCCAAAGCTTACCATCTGTTTGCGAGATCATGGTGGCAGTAGAGGCCGGATCTGGATGATGATTGATGAAGTAGTGGAGTTGATGCAGCAGGGCCATGGGAGAGTCCGGCGGCGCCCTGGGCAAGGCCGGCGATCTGAGTCGAGTCCGGCGGCGACCTAAGGAAGAGGAGCCCGACGACTTGGGGGAGGGGATGTGGGCGACCTGGGGAAGGGAGGCCGGGAGAAGGGGAAGCCGTGAGCTGCTCAGGACGCCGTCGACGTCCGCAGCCGGTGGCCATCGCCCATCGCCAGTGGCGCCGCCATTCGCTTCAGAGAACGGGGGGAATGAGGTAGGGTTCGATTCGATCCACAGGAGGAGGGGGTTATCGGGAACGACTTTTGGGCTTTAGCCCACTTGGCTCTTTCAATTTTGGGCTAAATTTTTTGGATCGAAGCGGGACGCTAATGCTATTTCTATGCAGAAATTTAGCGCTAAATAACTCTTAGCGACGCTATTAGCGTGCGAAGGCACTCGAGCAGCGTATCGTAGCGCAGCCCCTTTCCTGGCCACTACAGCGCCGATAATGCGTGCTATCTCGTGCTATTTAAAACTTTGCTTTTAGTAGACGAGGCTTCAAATTAGTGTAACAGGCAGTAGGTAGGTGGATGGCTGAGTGTGACGTTTAGTAGACGAGGCTTCGAATTAGTGTAACAGGCAGTAGGTAGGTGGATGGCTGAGTGTGATGTGGAGGGCGATCCAGCTATGCTATCGGCGGGCGGCGTTGTTTAGAGGTAAGAGTGGAGTCTCTACTCTAGAAAGAGGGTTCCGGCTTGCTGTTTAGCCCATTTGATTTCTGTGGTTTCCAGTTTAGTGTAGGAAGACAGAGCAATGTGGCTGGAGTTTGATTTTCTGTCGGTATAGTTTGCCGTTGTTTTGTAGCCAGCGTGGTGCATTTTCTTTGGATCCACATCCATCCTTTTAGTGGCTATTCTTGTTAACTTGGTGGTTACTTTTCTGCTTGATAGGTATGGCATTTCAGGCGCGTTGTTCTAGAGGCACTGGATGCTGATTTATTGCTAGAAATGCATTTTGTGGACCAAATTGCTGAATCTAATCCAAAAAATTACCAAGTCTGGTGAGTCCCATGCAATAAGCTTAATTTTACATCAAGCGTTTGACAAGAAACTAATCTCCTATTTGGCCGCTGTGGAGTTCTGCATGAGTTACCACTTGCTTATATTTTTATCCTTTCATAATTCAAACTCACTCTTTTCTTTCTCTGTGCTGAAATTCCAACTAATCCTCCAGGGATATTTTCCCCTCAGGCATCACAAGAGATGGCTTGCTGAGAAAATAGGACCAGATGCTGCAAATAGTGAACATGACTTCACAAGGAAGATACTTGCTATGGATGCTAAAAACTACCATGCTTGGTCCCATAGGCAGGTATGCATTATCTCCTTTTGATGTTCAGTACAAGTTGGATGTTTGTATCCTTTAAGCTTGTTACTTCTCGCCTGGCTGCTGTACTAAGCAATTGTAGGACCAAGAGAGTATTGGTTATAATAATGTAATTGATTTGCTATAATTGTTGCAGTGGGTTCTTCAAGCATTGGGTGGATGGGAGAGTGAACTGCAGTACTGCAACCAGCTTCTTGAGGAAGATGTCTTCAATAACTCAGCTTGGAATCAGGTCATTTGCTTGTCCTTCTTTGGATGCTTTCTTGTGTGTTTCACTTCAGATTCTTCACCATCGGTAGAGTTTCATGGATCATCGTGCCTTAATTTCATCAAAACAGCCTTGCAATCTCCATTCTTATTCTTGATTTATTAACTTTTTATTGATTTTGGTTTTACCTGGTAACCAACTTCTTCCTTGCGAGTGCCTTTTTCTACTGATGAGGAATTAGGCCAAATATTCAGAATTATACTTATGTTTTTTTGTTGTTGCAACAGAGATACCTTGTGGTAACACGATCACCAATTCTTGGGGGCCTTGCGGCAATGCGCGACTCAGAAGTAGATTACACAGTTGAGGCCATTATGGTGAACCCTCAGAATGAAAGCCCCTGGAGATACCTCAGAGGTTTATATAAGGATGATAACAATTTGCTGGTGGCTGATAATCGCATTTCTGATGCTTGCCTCAAGGTCCTGAATAAGGATTGGACATGCGTATTTGCTTTGAGCTTCCTGCTTGATCTTCTTCGCATGGGTTTGCAGCCTTCGAATGAACTTAAAGGAACCATCGAAGCAATGGAGAACTCTGATCCTGAAACGGGACATGCTGATATTGCAGTAGCTGTCTGCTCAATCCTGCAGAAATGTGATCCCCTGCGGATAAACTACTGGTCATGGTACCAGACCACTCTTTCTTCTTAGACATCTGAAAATTCAGCTGAAGACAGTTTTAGCAGCATGATGTAAACTCAATCGAAGGGGTTGACGCAGTGTATGAAAAACCTTTCCTGTGATCTTGGTGCGGAGCAAAATTTGTACTGATTTTACTGGGAAAAATCAATCAATGACAGCATGCCCAACAATGTCTTGTGTGAATATGTTACTGCCTGATATTCACATGTTAGCAGAATGAGAATAACCAATCAAACTCCAACGAGCAGATTGTTACAGTAACGGCCACTGGTGGTGTGAAAATCCTGAAATCTGCTTCAGTCACTTTGCCTTGTTTACAGTTGAGTCTGTTGTTGTGATCTGTACCTAATGCATGTACACAATCATCAAATTATTAGTTTTTGTACCAATGAGTATTCGATGAAATCATCCTGTATTCCCTCCTtccaaaatactccctctgtttccaaatataagtctttttagagattccaacaagtgactacatatggagcaaaatgagtgaatctatattctaaaatatgtctacatacatccgtatgttgtagtccatttgaaatgtttaaaaagacttacatttaggaacggagggagtacgagtcATATATACTGTATTAGTTTTGTCTTAATTAGAACTTACATCAACACCTACAATACCCAATCAGTGTCAGTAGATACACCTGTTTTTGTAGTGTATTTATTTGGTATTGCAAGTGCtgatatttttctttttttttttgccgaACTTTTATGTTTGACTTAAAGACAAACTAATACGACTTATATTTGGGACGGCAGAATCATGCTCTGCACATGTTTTCAGTCATGTGCTCACACATTATTATCAGTTTATATTTTGTTTCCCTATGTTTTAGACACATTTATTTGAACTTGTTTGGGTGGTGGGTTCCATTTTCCCAAGTTTATAGCACCTTTTTGGGAATTTTTTTTGTTAATTTAATGACGGATTTTTCCTTGTCTCACTAGGTTTTCTGGCTCTTAACATTAACTACAACATATACTTCCTCCTTTTCTTTTTACTATGCATACTAGATTTCTCTAAAGTCAAATTCGTAAAGTACGTCCAAATTTAAATTAAAAAATATCAGGATTTACAACATCAAATGAATATAATATGAACATATAGGAAGGAACATATATTCCATGATGGATTTGATTATATTAATTTTGTATTGCAAATGTTAATTTTTTTAATATAATTTTGATCCAACTTTGAAGAGTTCAACTTTAGACAACggtgtaaaaagaaaagaaatagagggAGTATTGTAATGGTGCTCTCTCCAAAGCTGTTCTTGCACCCTCATGGGAGGCTGCCACAGTGCTACTGCTCTTCTCGAAGTGAAGCACATCATCACCTTTCCTTATTGTGTGACCTTGTAGCAGTTTTCGTCGAGAAATGAGTTGTTTGGATTAAGGAGCTAGGTGATTTTAGTTTCTCCTGGTAGCTTTTTTGAGCCTTCGGTTTCCCTTTAAATTTGATCAGAGATTATATTTCCAATTGTGATTCATGTGAACATACTTTTGTTTTCTTAATCAAATAATACTAGGGGATGTGCATATCATGAGATCCCCTAAACCATTCCTCTCTGCATATATTCTAAGCTGGCACCAATAAAAGATTCCTAATCAAGGCAGCAAAAAAACAGAAAGAAGAAGGGAATGAAAACATGACTTTCTTGTGCTTCCAACAAACAAACGCGCTTTCCTTCTCTAAAAAGAAACAAACAaacgcgcccccccccccccttaaaattGCCCCAACTTAGCCCGTCCCTTTCCTCATCTCCATCGTCATTTCCCTCTCATCCTCCACCAACTCTCCATCTCCAATGACATTTCTTCTCCTATGCTCGGTCTCCTCCCAGCGCTCGAGATCCCAATAACACCCCCGCTCATCCCACAATCTTGCCTTTGCGCATAACACTTCTAAACCTACCCTTTGATCCTTCAACTTGGTGTGTTAGGGTTTGAATCTTGGCATCCATAATAGCCGCCACCAATCTACCAGGCCATCTCTGCACCCGACAATCCTTCTATCAGTACTTGACATCTCTCCACGCGGCCGATCCCAATTACAGTTGGCTGGAGCCATACCAAGAGTTTGAGGTATGGCGGCGTTCTCGATTTGGCACTGCAACATCTGTACTAATTTTACTAGAAATATCGATCAAATTGTAGTACCTTTTTGGATGGTTGATTTATTTTTGTTGATTCAATGTTTCCATTCTTGTTTGTCTTATGAGGCTTTCCACATGTTTTTACCTGACTAGTGAACTACATCATATATTGTACTTCTTTCAAATTCATCCCTACCACCATCATTGGAGCCCCACCACAACTTTTGAAGTGTAATGACATTATATATCTTTCATTGTTGTGTTACCTTATAGCAGTTTGATTGAGCGCCGGGTAGTTTGGATTAAGATGGAGCTATGTGATTCTACTTCTTCGTAGCGTTTTGAAGCCTTTGATTTCTCGAGATTCTATTTTCAGTTATGATTCACATGGCCATAAGTCAGTTCTTTTATTAAATAATGTCAAGGGATGTGTATCTCTTGGGATCTCCTCCACAATCCCTCCATGTGGTAGTTACTCTCATGTCTCATGTCTTCAATCTAACAAGTCATATATAGTTCCTACATCCCATGTAAAAGGTCTTAGAATCTCTCGTACAATCTATCCTGACTATAGTAGCTAGGAACCATAGCAAGAGTTGAAGTTATAGCGGCGTGTTCTCGATTTGGTAGTGAACTCTCAAGGATGTGATAATCACAAGAAAGTTCCATTTGTTAAGTCTTGCCATTGCCATCTTGTTTCTCCGGAGTTGTGCTCCTAGATTTAGCAGTCCAAAGATTGGTTGTGTATGTAGTGGCTAAAGTTGATCGTTCTCTATTCTGACCTTTTATTTCCATATGGTATTTGTTATTCTTGTTTGCTCAAGTTCCAATGGTAAATGATAAAATTGCTGCATTCTTATAATTTTTGTGAATACTTAAACAAAATACATGTCAGTAGATTTATAGACGTTTTCACACAACATATATGTCGTGGCCATTCGGTGTCTTCATACTTTGCCATTGTCCATATGATTTCTATTGATAATTATTTCGTACAAACACATCCAAGTACATACCAGTATCCCCTTAATGGTAAGAAAAAATTGTGATGCATCCACATTCTAATTTTAGGTAGTTCATTGTCAATTTAAAGCCTATATTTGAAATCATATGCTGGCCATTTGGGGCACAATAAGTTtagcaaaaactagagtggcatgCACATGTGAATATTGTTCCAAGTTTCAAGCTTCTTATTTACATTCCTCTAACTGTGGTGGGAAATTTGTTAGCATGTTCCCCACAATATACCAGGGGTGCGCATTAGGCGATTCGAAGGAGTTTACTGTACATAGAAGTAATTTGTGGTTGTGCGAGTTAAACTACCTATCTTGTGTTTTTTACCTTATATAATAAGGATGTCATCATGTGACAAAAACTTTCATCTCATTTTTTATGTGCAAGAGTTTTGTGAAGAGGCCCACTTGGACTGCAGAATTCCTATAGGCTTTATAATCGAGATCCAAGATTTTTTATCCTTTTCTGTTTGTCCATTTCTTTGAATCAAAAGAATGAGTATGTGATGCCGTTTCTTATGAATTCAAGAGGCATTACTGTTCCAACATATTCAAAGCACATATTCTGACTGTAGTTTGGTAGTCTGGAGCAGGATTTCTCGCAATATTCGGAAGAGAACCTCCTCGATGACCGCTCGTCAGAAGAAATCCGACAACATTGTGGTTTCTCCTAAAGTTGGAATTAACACTCGCGGCAGAATGTCAAACGTAAATGATATGGCTTCCTTGGAAACAAATCACACTACAGTTCCAAGAGGTATCTTTCTTACTATCATGTTGCAACTATGAAGATAATTCATATAAATTAATCTTTTGTCACATATGATGAAATACCAGGACATTGTGTGACACCTACCTTCGAAATAACCGTGCAGTCGGACGAGGGGCTTAATCTTTCTGTGGATCTAAATTCCACTCCATCAGAGTACACTAAAATATATTCACAACAACTTGGGGATGTTTCTAGAGAGGCTCAACTTGAAGCTCCAACGGAAAATGCAGAGGTAGAAGAAATGGCTGTGGAAGACAATATAGGTTGTGGTGACATGTTACCACCAGTTCCTAGAGGGGCAGAATTTAAAGCCCAGGTAGAAAATGAAGAGAGGGAAGAAGTTTTGATGGAAGAAGAAATAGGTTGTGCTGACAAGTTGATAGTTACTGGAGGGACCCAACTTACCCTTAGCAGGGACAAACATGAATCCCCTGTGAAAACTGAACTAGTGGCTCAAGAAGTAGTAATGGAAGAAGATATAGGTTGTGATGATAATTTGCCAGGTTCAAATCAAGTGCTGATCTCACATGCCAATCAAGATGCTGGCTTTACAAATCATTCCCCTGACGAGGTTTTGAACCACACAAGCTCAACGCTACCATCTATTGGTTCGGTAATTTCATTGAACCATTTATACTACTATTTTTTCCATTTGATTCTACTATATACTTTACTTCCTTTCATCGAAGAAATATCATCTTGGGTACTTTTTTTAATACATTTTTGATACTGCCGCAACAGTGCATGTTTCTTTCCACCAAACTAAACATTTACTTGTTACTCCCTCTAATCCAAAATAAGTGTAATTTTAATTCAAACCTGCTGACACTTATTATGAATAGGAGGGAGTACTAATAaaatgaaaaagtttgagatttttTACGGTACATCATACTACTCCAGGGACTGGGTAGTACATAATCATCTCAACTGTTGATTGAGTGGGTAGTTTTGTCATTTTTTGTTTGGTACTTTATTATAGAATTCCTCGCTGTGACCTCCCGTGGCCGTCCCCGGTCATCTGTGGCGTCCATCC
This window of the Triticum aestivum cultivar Chinese Spring chromosome 5D, IWGSC CS RefSeq v2.1, whole genome shotgun sequence genome carries:
- the LOC123122168 gene encoding protein farnesyltransferase/geranylgeranyltransferase type-1 subunit alpha encodes the protein MGSSSGEEGEEEWVPPSRRPELADVAPLPQADGPCPVVSIAYRGDFHEVMDYFRALYAAGERSPRALRLTADAIHLNPGNYTVWHFRRVVLEALDADLLLEMHFVDQIAESNPKNYQVWHHKRWLAEKIGPDAANSEHDFTRKILAMDAKNYHAWSHRQWVLQALGGWESELQYCNQLLEEDVFNNSAWNQRYLVVTRSPILGGLAAMRDSEVDYTVEAIMVNPQNESPWRYLRGLYKDDNNLLVADNRISDACLKVLNKDWTCVFALSFLLDLLRMGLQPSNELKGTIEAMENSDPETGHADIAVAVCSILQKCDPLRINYWSWYQTTLSS